Below is a window of Sulfurisphaera ohwakuensis DNA.
AATGACTTCATTGATGAGTATATAAACGCTGTTAAGGAGTTCTTGAAGAGGAAAATCCCGTTTAGGGCTCCTGACTTGATAAACGTATTAAAGTACTTAACCGGAGAACTTGTGGTTAAGGTTAATGATTATTCGGACTTCCCCAGGCATTTGTTTATATTCTACTCAGAGGTTGAGAATAAGAAGAAAATAAAGTGGGAGGAAGTAGAGGAGGTAAATTATAGGAGAAAGAGGCATAATTAACCGTTTTAGAGAACTGCCAGTGGTTATTCCTAGTTCTACTTCTCCGTGGAATTAAAAGTTACGTTATGAGATAGCGTTCAATGGTAATCAATATAATTTACTTTAATTAACGATTTTTTATAGGAAAATAAATATTATAGAACCTAACTAGTATTATAATACCTAATGGAGATTACATCAAGATTATGCTATGCATTAAATTCTATGTCAGAAGAGTTCTCTCTTAGCCTTGATTATCGAAAAATATGAAATTATTTCCAATTGCATTTAATAAACTGATTTTACATTATCATATTGTTTACAACTAAGTGAATTTGATTCTAAGTAAACGTGTTTTATAACTTTTTACTTTATTTAGTTGTTCACATTAATTACACATTGTACACTTTCTCGTGCAGTATACGAACCTTAAGACGTTTAGGGTTAAAATTTAGCTCCAAACTTTTTTAAATCTGAATCATTACTTATCATTTCAGCGTTAATCTTTCGTGAACAATAATAGTGTATTGCGTCTTCAAAATCAAGATTATTCTTACTGGCTATCTCATATACCTCTTTTAGTTCATAAGGTTCCAGGTGTACAAACTTGACGTTTAGTCCTTCAAATACTTCTGATAATTTCCTCAAGATTTCCTTTTCATCTTCTTTCGTTAAATTTTTGAGGATTATGATAAGTTGAAAGAACGTAATTTCTGAAGTGTAGATCTCGTCAGTATTGTTTATCCAATATTCTGCTCTATCACCTAATTCCTTGTCGTCAAGTAAATAGTATACTAACACGTTTACATCAAGATATCTCTTAACCACTTCTTACTCCTCTCTTCCAAAGCCTCCTTCAATACTTCGTCTACGTCCTTTGAGTTAAGGCTGGCTTTAAATAACCCCCTATAACTCTTTTTTACATAAGGTAAGAGTTCTATTTTATCGTCTTCAACTACGAGTTTTACTTTCTCAGTAATATTAAACTCTTCCCTTACTTCCTTAGGGATTACTATCCTCCCCTTCTCGTCAACGTTAAGTAAATATTCTTTTTTCATGAGTTCCACTTTTATTCCCCCACATAAAAAATTAACCATTCAGTAATGTTAGAGCGTCCAATGCATAATTTACTTTATTAATAAAATTTTTACGAAAAAGTAAATATACAGAACCCAATTGCAAGATAATACTTAATGGGGATTATACATAGGCACCACATACTAATGTCTCTAAAAGACCTAATTTGTAACCGTGGGAGGTTGGAAAAACTCGCAAATGGGGATTTTACACAAGAAGAGCTCTACAACCTAGAATACACACCAATAGTACTTGAAGAAATAAGAGTATTGGCAAAAACACTCTTGGAAACGCAAGAGAGGTTGAAAGAGGTTAGGAGGATGATTGAGGAGCAAGTTCCCGAGGATCACGTTTTGTTGACTATCCCGGGAATTGGGAGGCTTGCAGCTGGTATAATTATTGGTGTTGTTGGTGATATTAGGCGCTTTCCTAAGCCAGAATCTTTTGTTGCTTATTGTGGTTTAGACCCAATTGTGGAGAGGAGTGGTAGGGGTGTGATAAGTAGGGGGATTTCTAAGAGGGGTAATAAGTATTTGCGTAGTTTATTCTACTTTCTTGCAAAGATGAATTATTCTAGGAACCCAACGTTGTTGAAGTTTTATGAGTCCCATAAGGATAGGCTGCAAGGTAAGAAGTTGTATACTGTAGCAGTTGTTCTAATTTTCCTCAGTAATGCGAAATCCCCTATACTACCGATAAAGTTTTTAGTCTGACGTTTTGTTAATAACGAAATGTGAGAAGGAATTCCTCAAATTAACTCAAATATGTTTATGGAATGCACTAGATTTGGTGAAAATCTTTAAGCCGCGTTAAAGTAGAACAACTACTATAGTTAATTTAGTGGGTCTTACTGTTACTGAACTTCTATAATCGAGAAGTTTTCCAATAAGTGTAGTAGTTACATATCTCTCAGAACCTAAATAACATACTTCACTTAATTTGTAAAAATTTAAATGTCTATAATCTAGTGATAATCATGTAACTTCGTTTATGTTTATATAAAAGCCTCCTATTATATCCATTATGCATACATTATCCCCTCTCTCATAAGGACCAAACTTATCAAGGTAAAAGTCAGGAATAGGTGTAAAGGCAACACTCTTCTTCAACTTTTCCTTTGTTTTCTCTAATTCTCCCTTAACGCTCCTATCGAAGCAATGCAATCTGTAAAAGAAGGGAGAATCACCAACCCATACTACGGTTCCTCCTCTATGGAGAAATCTCAGAAGTTTACTATCAGTAAAAATAGGGAGTGATGTCATAAATTCTTATTTACTACAGAGGTAATAAGTTAATGTGTTTATTGAACTAGGCCAACCTTCCAAAGAGCTTAAACAGATTATTGAAATGAGAGACTAAAAAGTCACAAAAGATCCTTAAACTCCCATTGTTGTAAACGTATGCTTGTTAAGAGGTATAGTATATAGTGCCTACCTTTAGTTTAACATATAATCACTCCTTCGAAGAGAATTCATAATGAAAGTAGGGATTATCGTGATTCTTAACCAGGATTCTGGTTATATTTTAATACTCATAACTCTTATGTAAGTTGCAACTACGGCTATAATAGTAACGATAACGGGGACTAAGATGGCGTCTTCTAAGTTTGGTTTAATTGGATTAAATCCCTTTGATATATTATAGTAATACTTATAGAGTCCTTCTGCTAATATTGGTAATGATGTGTAATAGAACTGCTTCATTGAATTTATTTGTGATATGAAACTGGAATAAATAA
It encodes the following:
- a CDS encoding type II toxin-antitoxin system VapC family toxin; translation: MVKRYLDVNVLVYYLLDDKELGDRAEYWINNTDEIYTSEITFFQLIIILKNLTKEDEKEILRKLSEVFEGLNVKFVHLEPYELKEVYEIASKNNLDFEDAIHYYCSRKINAEMISNDSDLKKFGAKF
- a CDS encoding AbrB/MazE/SpoVT family DNA-binding domain-containing protein, with translation MKKEYLLNVDEKGRIVIPKEVREEFNITEKVKLVVEDDKIELLPYVKKSYRGLFKASLNSKDVDEVLKEALEERSKKWLRDILM